Proteins found in one Anopheles aquasalis chromosome 3, idAnoAquaMG_Q_19, whole genome shotgun sequence genomic segment:
- the LOC126578064 gene encoding ubiquitin-conjugating enzyme E2 C — MAQNINPERAQSSNPSKQNDEALINNNNHAVSKRLQKELMALMMSSEKSISAFPEGENFFKWIGTISGPDDTVYKGQKYKLLLEFPNSYPYSAPNVKFLTPCFHPNVDLSGSICLDILKDKWSALYDVRTILLSIQSLLGEPNNDSPLNSQASQLWPNQVEYKKYLDDFYEKNKDS, encoded by the exons ATGGCCCAAAACATCAACCCGGAACGAGCTCAATCGTCGAATCCTTCGAAACAGAACGACGAAGCActgataaacaacaacaatcatgcAGTTAGTAAAAG ACTTCAAAAGGAATTGATGGCGCTGATGATGTCCTCGGAAAAATCGATATCCGCCTTCCCAGAGGGGGAAAATTTCTTCAAATGGATCGGCACCATCAGCGGCCCCGATGATACCGTGTACAAGGGACAGAAGtacaagctgctgctcgagtttCCCAACTCGTACCCATACTCGGCGCCAAACGTGAAGTTTCTAACGCCCTGCTTTCACCCGAACGTCGACCTGAGCGGCTCGATCTGCCTTGACATCCTGAAAGACAAATGGTCTGCCCTGTACGATGTACGAACGATCCTGCTTTCGATCCAGTCGTTGCTAGGCGAACCGAACAACGACAGCCCGCTCAACTCGCAAGCGTCGCAGCTGTGGCCCAATCAGGTCGAATACAAGAAATATCTGGACGATTTCTACGAAAAGAACAAGGATTCCTAA
- the LOC126578055 gene encoding negative elongation factor E-like, with translation MVYIHFPSNLTEEELMLQAKYAMLRKKKKALQALKAPKPEPEKPLLPKRPADARDAREVARKLLKSGAIQAIQKPQPKQDSSFKRPKGQERKRSQSELSPTTTQYQSFGTASAEYESGASSHSPTAGTSSFSSVERPTSPVDKEPSRVQNLYQQFTNEREKEDQSERLKAPDGAKERPRSGNTVYVSGNKVTEDFLKKHFSDYGDILNISMEIEKGRGFITFSCTESADKAINELHSKSVGGILLQVQLARRQPQISPINEAGSSAVWSALATNRSQKGKHKDNRELVCYDHEDVF, from the coding sequence ATGGTTTACATTCATTTCCCATCCAATTTGACCGAGGAGGAGTTAATGCTGCAGGCAAAGTACGCGATGTtgcgcaaaaagaaaaaggcacTGCAGGCCCTCAAGGCACCCAAGCCCGAACCGGAGAAACCTCTGCTGCCTAAGCGGCCAGCCGATGCGCGCGATGCACGGGAAGTAGCTCGCAAGCTGCTGAAAAGTGGTGCCATCCAGGCTATCCAGAAACCACAGCCGAAGCAGGACAGTTCCTTCAAGCGACCGAAGGGCCAGGAGCGGAAACGAAGTCAGTCCGAGCTgagccccaccaccacccagtaTCAGTCGTTCGGAACGGCATCCGCTGAGTATGAGTCGGGGGCGTCCTCCCACAGTCCAACGGCTGGTACATCGTCTTTCAGCAGCGTCGAGCGACCCACCAGCCCGGTGGACAAGGAACCGAGTCGCGTCCAAAACCTGTATCAACAGTTCACCAACGAACGGGAGAAGGAAGACCAATCGGAAAGGCTCAAGGCACCTGATGGTGCGAAAGAGCGGCCTCGCTCCGGTAACACAGTTTACGTGTCCGGTAACAAGGTGACCGAGGACTTTTTGAAGAAGCACTTCAGCGACTATGGCGACATCCTGAACATATCGATGGAGATTGAGAAGGGACGTGGGTTCATCACTTTCTCCTGCACGGAGTCGGCAGACAAGGCCATCAATGAGTTGCACTCGAAAAGCGTGGGTGGCATTCTTTTGCAGGTGCAGCTGGCCCGTCGCCAGCCGCAAATCAGCCCGATCAATGAGGCAGGCTCGTCGGCCGTATGGTCTGCGCTGGCCACAAACCGCTCACAGAAGGGCAAACATAAAGATAACCGCGAGCTGGTTTGCTACGATCATGAGGATGTATTTTAG
- the LOC126578057 gene encoding kxDL motif-containing protein CG10681, which translates to MMNSEMSSSMHSGRPESEFSIECFQNYTAAEVFVQGLAGLVNQTDVEIMIRAQKQMLQRFEKTNEMLLNCNALSASRMKIATDDFKKHTKLLHDMKKDLDYIFRKIRMIKTKVGNQYPAAYAEAEAKATPICFDEEEEIDTASRAETLDERKDQPGEGPSECATPSKGSSSKAGRSDEKAVVAGTSKQTIGSGSRETSTVGYVKMDQSPENRKSGAGSSGEQKRRSFRSAQSSSSEDSKDSSDGTSDTG; encoded by the exons ATGATGAATTcggaaatgagtagtagcatgcACTCGGGGCGTCCCGAGAGTGAGTTTAGTATCGAGTGCTTCCAAAACTACACCGCCGCAGAGGTATTCGTCCAGGGTTTGGCCGGTTTGGTCAACCAAACGGACGTGGAGATCATGATCCGGGCACAGAAGCAAAT GTTGCAACGCTTCGAAAAGACTAACGAAATGCTGCTGAACTGCAACGCACTTAGCGCTAGCCGGATGAAGATAGCGACCGATGATTTCAAGAAACACACCAAGCTACTGCACGATATGAAAAAGGATTTAGACTACATCTTCCGGAAGATACGGATGATCAAGACGAAAGTAGGCAACCAGTATCCGGCGGCTTATGCTGAGGCGGAAGCTAAAGCCACACCGATATGcttcgacgaggaggaggaaatcgACACCGCCAGTCGAGCGGAGACGCTTGACGAACGAAAGGATCAGCCGGGTGAGGGGCCGTCGGAATGCGCGACACCTTCCAAAGGATCCAGTAGCAAAGCTGGCCGATCGGATGAGAAAGCAGTGGTGGCTGGGACCAGTAAGCAGACCATCGGTAGCGGAAGCAGAGAGACTTCCACCGTTGGTTACGTGAAAATGGACCAAAGTCCTGAGAATCGTAAATCCGGTGCTGGCTCTAGCGGTGAACAGAAACGTCGTTCCTTTCGGTCGGCACAAAGCAGTTCTTCGGAAGATAGCAAGGATTCGTCTGATGGCACTTCTGATACGGGCTAA
- the LOC126578037 gene encoding NFX1-type zinc finger-containing protein 1, with translation MSGHYDDEDDWFDKDEDDFVVKKADEPERPESAADSAGCSATITELLDNLKCFSADYDGNYVDPSKNDAARGDPKFNLHRSAPGKYVQTIPYTKLVHIVDSDSLTVLAEVCLQSNEFKATLQKRTYGPELMLVLMRIMIKLTTIPLHETVRQYCGILLAQDHFWEQLTKFFDHPSENEKKKKRKKNIIVRPAIGQTEMVEVLIKLLTQVKLYHPLNNAVTVLCKNLHKNAMDIDTTLRDRLALITATGDDEWQEKMTIYPSIRELNEIEGPPQDLKRNIVKGRFESVQHYLEVHLNLLKEDFMIPLRTSLHQYRLHVSTHGADKPFMNENVRIHHPVVLLLPAQISRRSQKEQLIVVDLDPTGRGFSNLSPRYNQLDLPATKRFMHGSLLLFSSGPTLDDLIVAIVSHRDSDDLKNGFIYVEIIRFEQQNPEPYEGYDIFNRPLLMVESEIFFEPYHQVFNALVRLRASSFPLKSYIVDVEQPSMPVPEYALERPFRYADIEFDLKKPYGWPAEALCEALGLNRSQYEAYRLALSNRFALIQGPPGTGKTFIGLKIVETLLTNTDRQILLVCVTNHALDQFLAGVTRYTDSIVRMGNQSKHPLLDVYNIKQLNEEQPMDKWVRTAYYNTKQEYLALLEQFEELQRSHDISQELRQSMVQCMDKLQKASRRLNELSQVSSLKAIRNVRVIAMTTTFAARNRVLLELLGTPIVIIEEAAEVLEAHIVASLTVRTQHCILIGDHKQLRPTTSTYVLSTRYKLDLSLFERMINNNFSVATMAVQHRMRPEIANLLRPTIYRVLHDAESVSKYPSIAGMQHNLFFLVHNYPEGGIRLRGEKSSAEDEQHDEKSKRNHFECKFVLALCEYLLAQGPYTPDDITILTAYNGQLMQFLSERKTRPALQRVRIAVIDSFQGEESKIVLLSLVRSASTNATGGDTIGFLAHENRICVALSRAREGLYIVGNMDLLTRCSKKWTQIERTLKEQAAIGESIGLRCQQHGTIVEVKSPEVLEQFNRGNKCVCCLSVDQS, from the exons ATGTCCGGGCACtatgatgatgaagacgatTGGTTCGACAAGGACGAAGATGATTTTGTTGTCAAGAAAGCGGACGAACCCGAACGCCCGGAGAGTGCCGCCGACTCAGCCGGCTGCTCTGCTACGATAACGGAATTGCTAGATAACTTGAAATGTTTCTCCGCAG ATTATGATGGAAATTATGTTGATCCGAGCAAAAATGATGCTGCAAGAGGGGATCCGAAATTCAACCTACACCGGAGCGCACCCGGCAAATACGTTCAAACCATCCCGTACACCAAGCTTGTGCACATTGTAGACAGCGATTCACTCACAGTACTCGCCGAGGTTTGTCTGCAATCAAACGAATTTAAGGCCACACTGCAGAAGAGAACGTATGGACCGGAACTGATGCTAGTTCTCATGCGAATAATGATCAAACTTACTACGATCCCACTGCACGAAACTGTACGACAGTATTGCGGCATTTTGCTAGCACAAGATCACTTCTGGGAGCAGCTTACTAAGTTCTTCGATCATCCTTcagagaatgaaaagaaaaagaaacgcaaGAAGAACATCATCGTTCGTCCAGCGATCGGTCAAACGGAGATGGTTGAGGTGTTGATTAAGCTTTTGACCCAAGTCAAACTGTACCATCCCCTCAACAATGCGGTCACTGTACTATGCAAGAATCTTCACAAAAATGCGATGGACATCGATACGACTCTACGAGATAGGCTTGCACTCATAACAGCCACTGGGGATGACGAGTGGCAAGAAAAGATGACC ATTTATCCTTCTATCCGAGAATTGAATGAAATAGAAGGTCCTCCACAAGATCTGAAGCGCAATATCGTCAAAGGACGGTTCGAAAGTGTGCAACACTATCTGGAAGTACACTTGAACCTGCTGAAGGAGGATTTCATGATACCTTTGCGTACCAGTTTGCATCAATATCGGCTTCATGTGAGCACGCATGGAGCCGATAAACCATTTATGAACGAAAACGTACGCATTCACCATccggtagtgctgctgcttcccgcCCAAATTAGCCGACGTTCACAGAAGGAGCAGCTGATTGTCGTTGACCTGGATCCAACCGGACGAGGTTTCTCAAACCTGTCGCCCCGTTACAATCAGCTTGATCTGCCCGCTACAAAGCGATTCATGCACGGTTCGCTCCTTCTCTTCAGCAGTGGACCAACATTGGACGATCTCATCGTAGCGATCGTCAGCCATCGTGACAGTGACGATCTGAAAAATGGGTTCATCTACGTGGAGATTATTCGTTTTGAGCAACAGAATCCAGAGCCATATGAAGGCTATGACATTTTCAATCGGCCACTGCTAATGGTGGAAAGTGAGATCTTTTTCGAGCCCTATCATCAAGTGTTTAACGCCTTAGTGCGACTACGAGCGTCTAGCTTCCCGCTGAAATCCTACATCGTCGATGTGGAGCAACCTAGCATGCCAGTTCCTGAGTATGCACTCGAACGCCCCTTCCGGTATGCTGATATTGAGTTTGATCTGAAGAAGCCCTACGGCTGGCCAGCTGAGGCACTTTGTGAGGCCCTCGGTTTGAACCGTTCACAGTACGAGGCCTATCGGCTAGCATTAAGTAACCGATTTGCGCTGATCCAGGGTCCCCCAGGTACGGGTAAGACGTTTATCGGGTTGAAGATCGTCGAAACGCTGTTGACGAACACCGATCGACAGATACTGCTAGTCTGTGTTACGAACCATGCGCTCGATCAGTTTCTTGCTGGCGTCACGCGTTATACGGACAGTATCGTTCGGATGGGTAATCAATCAAAGCATCCACTGCTGGATGTGTACAACATAAAGCAGCTTAACGAAGAACAGCCGATGGACAAGTGGGTTCGCACTGCTTACTATAACACTAAACAAGAGTATTTGGCGTTGCTTGAACAGTTTGAGGAACTTCAACGGAGTCACGATATATCACAGGAGCTGCGTCAATCGATGGTTCAGTGTATG GATAAGTTGCAGAAGGCATCGCGGAGATTGAACGAGCTTAGCCAAGTGAGCAGCCTGAAAGCAATTCGAAACGTGCGCGTCATTGCTATGACAACGACATTCGCTGCTCGCAATCGAGTGCTCCTAGAATTGTTGGGAACACCGATCGTGATAATTGAGGAAGCGGCTGAAGTTTTGGAAGCACACATCGTCGCTTCGCTAACGGTCCGCACCCAGCACTGCATCCTAATCGGAGATCACAAACAGCTACGTCCGACTACAAGTACCTATGTGCTCTCAACACGCTACAAGCTCGATCTATCTCTTTTCGAGCGAATGATCAACAACAATTTCAGTGTAGCAACGATGGCGGTTCAGCACCGTATGCGCCCGGAAATAGCCAATCTTCTGAGACCCACCATCTACCGGGTTCTGCATGACGCGGAATCCGTAAGCAAgtatccatccatcgctggAATGCAGCATAATTTGTTCTTTCTGGTGCACAACTACCCGGAAGGAGGTATCCGCTTGCGAGGTGAGAAATCGTCGGCCGAGGATGAGCAGCATGACGAGAAATCGAAACGCAACCATTTCGAGTGCAAGTTTGTGTTAGCTCTGTGCGAGTACCTGCTCGCCCAAGGGCCTTACACACCAGACGATATCACAATTTTAACTGCCTACAATGGTCAATTGATGCAATTTTTATCG GAACGCAAAACCCGTCCAGCTCTGCAGCGTGTACGTATAGCGGTAATCGATAGCTTCCAGGGTGAGGAAAGTAAAATCGTGTTGCTGTCGTTGGTGCGCAGTGCCAGCACCAATGCAACCGGTGGTGATACGATCGGGTTTCTTGCGCACGAAAATCGTATCTGCGTAGCACTATCCAGGGCAAGAGAAGGTCTCTACATTGTCGGTAATATGGACCTGTTGACAAGATGTTCCAAAAAGTGGACCCAAATCGAGAGAACCCTGAAAGAGCAAGCGGCAATCGGGGAGTCGATTGGCTTGCGCTGCCAACAGCATGGAACGATCGTAGAG GTGAAGAGCCCGGAAGTACTTGAACAGTTTAATCGTGGTAATaaatgtgtttgctgtttgtcggTTGATCAATCGTGA